The genomic region TGGACAATGACGGAGTTAGCCGAACACCCTGAATTAATGAAGCAAGCACGAGAAGAGGTTCGAGCCGTCGGACGTCCAACCGGTAAAGTTGTGGACGAGACCCATCTTCAACACCTGCAGTTCATCAAAGCCGCTATCGATGGCTACAAAATACCACCCACAACCCGCCTCCTTATCAACATTTAAACTATAGGAAGAGATCCCAATTCATGGGACAGTCCcctccaatttaatcctaacagTCCCCTCCAATTTAATCCGAACAGATTCCAGGACTCAACCTTGATCTCAAGGATCAAGATTTTCGCTTTTTACCATTTGGAGGAGGGACATGAGGTTCCTTCGGTCTTGCCTCCGTCGAGATTGCACTTGCTCGCCTCTTGTTTTACTTTGACTGGGATTTGCCTCACGGATTTCACATTGATGATGTCAACGTTGATGAGATTTTCAGCCTAGCAACGAGGAAACGACCTCCTCTAGTACTCAGCCAAACGGTAAACGGAGGACTATGGGGTTTACTGGGACAATGAAGTGAACTCGGGAAGGAAAACAATAGATGAAAACACACATTTCAGCATCCTGTAGAACTGTTTcactcttttaaaataaaaataacacaagTTATTACTTTATCCCCAAGTGTCcggcatttattttttatgcgtGTATGACCAAAGTTCAATGATGAAAACACAAGCCTGGCTGGGGATCAGAAAGATATCCAAATACAAGCTTTAAACAAGCTGataatatattcaaatcatAAATGTTGGTGGACTGCATCAAATTCTTATTCCTTCACGCTATAAGACATCTCAATGTTGAGGTAAAGAATatgaacaaatgaatattcCTAGTGAACTATATATAACAAGGAAGAAATTGCACCTGAAAATCCAAAGAATATGAACAAAAAAGGGACAAGGCCTCTCAAACCGACAGGCATTCGAAATAAACAAATCCACAGCCTGAAACTATATTCCCTCCTTGTGCAAAGATGCAaaccttctctttttttttatctattcaGTAAGAAAACTCATGGCCTCTGAGTGATATATATTTCTTGACCCATATAGCAATATCTTCAGCACATGCTTGTGCCTGTGGTGTCTGAAGGAGCACATCAAGAGTTGCAAACTCATGAACTGCATCCTTGTATTCAAGAAGGGGAGCATCTATGTTAGCCCTCCGAAGTTCCTCGGAATAAGCAATGGCTCGATCCCTCATCCAGTCTTGCTCTGCAACAACCGTCAGTGTCGGGGGCATGAACTTCAGAGGAGGCTCTCTCCCAGGGATTAAAGGATTGGCAGCTGGATGATCGAGGTCAAATTTTTCCTCAGGCAGAAAAAGTTTCCATGTCTGCATGCACACAGACTTGTCATAGAAGTAGGAGTTTGCCAGTTTAATTTCCGAAGCCGTGGGATTGCTTCCGATGAAAAATGGATACATCAGGACTTGTGCCACTACCTTAACAGGATCCAAAAGCTTCCCTGCCTCAACAGCCTTTCGAGCCACATAGTCTGCTATGTTTGCACCACTGCTTACCCCGAGGAGTACACATCTGCATAGATGACAAGaccaattttatcaattaaaaccTTAGAAATCAACACACGAGAAACACTGAAAGAAAACTATtacaagaagaaagaaaaataacattaaGTTATTGATTCTCAGCAACAAAGTTGGAAGAAATGTCTTCAAAGAGTGAATTGAATCTGTTTTTCATTAGGTTATCATAAATATTTCACGTGCAAAAGCTCAATTCTACTAGTTATCTTGCAAACTTAGTGAAGTTCAGTCATCAGAATTTCCAAGCGTTATACCTTACAATTGGCTTATGGTCTTTCAATCTAACCACATTTTAATGTAGAAACTGAATGACTAAATAAGAATGTATCTACAAGAGATTGTTAGTACATAGCATAGAGGATGGAAACGGGAAGCTTTCAAGATTTCTCTGAGCTAAATACTAGGCATTGTAGTCAAGAACTGGCATTCCAAGAAAATTGTCAtatcaaacaatgaaatttcTGTAATTCTAAACCTTCATCCCACTCAATCCCCACAGTTCCATCTACCAACTCTTTAAATTCAGGCTTATTGTTTGAGGACATGTGGTTAAACACTCGAATTACCCACAAGAAAACCCCAAGCTTTAGCCTTTTGATTCATGGAGATGTCATCCAATAAGTCTGAAAATCGAATCACAACATCTATAATCCCTTTAACTATACCGTACTGTAAAAATTGAATGAACCGATACCGATTTGGCAACTGAATAATTCACTTGTAATTCTTGATTACAAGTTTTTCAGTCAAATAGGCAATTCAAAGGAAGAAGAATGAACAAGCAAATAACTTATCAGTCTAAAAAGTTGCTAATGAATTGAAGGAATCCAATTGATTGAAAAATGAAGAACTAAATCCATACCTAGAGGGATCTCCATGAGCAGCCAACCAAGGTTCAGCCATGGATGCACCGAACCCATCAAAAACATGAGCATCCGCTCTCCTTCTCCCATTCCCATTCCCCATCCACTTCCCACACTCCGCCAAATTCGCCTCCTTCGCCAACCAATTCAACACTTTCAAACCGTCGTCAAACGCCGCCGGATACCGGCTCTCCGGGGCCAGCCTATAACCGACTGCAACGACGATCACATCACAAAGATTGGCAATCCTCCGACAAAACGCGTCGTTCCTTACACTATCATTGCTTCCGCCGACAAAAGCCCCGCCGTGAAACTGTAATACCACCGGTAGTTTCTTGTGCTTTGTTCCAGCCTGAGGAGAGTAGCCACTGTAAATAAAAGCACCATCTTTGCTTTTGTCTTCGATTATTTTCGTCGGATCGAAGTTAACCACCATGGCGGGAAGGAAAATCCGGATGCAGAGAGATGAAAAAGGGTCGATGTGGATGTCCTTCGTGGCGACCCCTTCGTAGAAGGAAGGGTTGCTGGCGGCCGTCGATTCTTCATGCCGGGAAGTTATGCCAAAAGGATCGACGGCGTGAACAGGATTTTGCGTTAGATTATGTAGCATATATCTTTGCTGAAACTTGAAGAAGATGCTATAGAGTTTTACCGCTAAGCTAGGCATCTTtgatgaaaacaataaaatggtAAACAAAATAGATAACTTCGAAGAAGAATGGAATTCAAAACTTGTGGGATAACGTTGACGCCATTGATGACGATCGGAGATAGAAGGGTTCAATTCGTTGAAAGTCTTGAAGGCGTCAAATGGGGACTTTTTAATGGCTGCTGTGATAATAGCCAGAAAAAATTCGAATAGGAACTTTCTGAGTTGATTAATTTCTAGAATGTACATAAAATACTATTGATACAATTCATCCGATGTCTAGTAAATTAtacttttcatatataaaataaattggttaatttatctaaatttgctgggaaaaaaattgataaactaTGAcgaatttctaaaaatattttatagatttatgttgtttttagaTAGAAAAGAAAACGTATACTACAGGCCCATCCTGTAGGACGCTTTTTTAGAGGAGAGGATAAAAACACGTATTACAATATGCGTTTTCACTTCCACATAAGTGAAAATACACATTGTTAGACATGTTTTTCTTTCAACTGTAACTATTCTAACAACAATCTTTTCAACGACTACAAGGGCTCCAACCGGCATGacataaaattttctatataaacCCTACCAAACTTCGTTCTTTTCAACCAAATACTCAATTCTCATTCTTCCATCCTATACTCTCAATCCTTAATTTTCAATTctcaattttcaactttttttaattttctcaaattgtATACTTTATTTTACA from Gossypium raimondii isolate GPD5lz chromosome 1, ASM2569854v1, whole genome shotgun sequence harbors:
- the LOC105785848 gene encoding probable carboxylesterase 16; this translates as MPSLAVKLYSIFFKFQQRYMLHNLTQNPVHAVDPFGITSRHEESTAASNPSFYEGVATKDIHIDPFSSLCIRIFLPAMVVNFDPTKIIEDKSKDGAFIYSGYSPQAGTKHKKLPVVLQFHGGAFVGGSNDSVRNDAFCRRIANLCDVIVVAVGYRLAPESRYPAAFDDGLKVLNWLAKEANLAECGKWMGNGNGRRRADAHVFDGFGASMAEPWLAAHGDPSRCVLLGVSSGANIADYVARKAVEAGKLLDPVKVVAQVLMYPFFIGSNPTASEIKLANSYFYDKSVCMQTWKLFLPEEKFDLDHPAANPLIPGREPPLKFMPPTLTVVAEQDWMRDRAIAYSEELRRANIDAPLLEYKDAVHEFATLDVLLQTPQAQACAEDIAIWVKKYISLRGHEFSY